Proteins encoded together in one Rhizobium bangladeshense window:
- a CDS encoding histone deacetylase family protein, with protein MSTRLYEHPIFLQHVTPAGHPERSDRIRAINVALEHPNFDRLERRQAPEASEDAVLLAHPEEHLTAVMREIPDEEDRINQLEADTYASVKSLQAALTGIGGAMAAVDDVFSGQADNVFVAARPPGHHAEKMTAMGFCFFNNAAIAARHAQKKHGAERVAIVDWDVHHGNGTQDIFWDDPSVLFCSTHQMPLYPGTGAKEEKGKHNSIVNAPLSPNVGSDHFREAFKSRVLPALDDFRPDLIIISAGFDAHHRDPLAQINLTGEDFDWATGRVLELADRHAKNRVVSLLEGGYDLEGLAESAGMHILRMMKG; from the coding sequence ATGAGCACCCGTCTTTATGAACACCCGATCTTCCTGCAACATGTGACGCCCGCCGGCCATCCGGAGCGATCCGACAGGATCCGCGCCATCAACGTCGCGCTGGAGCATCCGAATTTCGACCGGCTGGAGCGCCGGCAGGCGCCTGAGGCGAGCGAGGATGCGGTGCTGCTCGCCCATCCGGAAGAGCATCTGACCGCGGTGATGCGGGAGATCCCCGATGAAGAGGACCGGATCAACCAGCTCGAAGCCGATACCTACGCCAGCGTCAAAAGCCTGCAGGCGGCGCTGACCGGGATCGGCGGGGCGATGGCGGCGGTGGACGACGTCTTTTCCGGCCAGGCTGACAATGTCTTCGTTGCCGCCCGTCCGCCCGGGCATCATGCCGAGAAGATGACAGCAATGGGCTTCTGTTTCTTCAACAATGCGGCGATCGCCGCCCGCCATGCGCAGAAGAAGCATGGCGCCGAGCGCGTCGCCATCGTCGATTGGGACGTGCACCACGGCAACGGCACCCAGGACATCTTCTGGGACGACCCATCGGTGCTGTTCTGTTCGACGCATCAGATGCCGCTCTATCCCGGCACCGGCGCCAAGGAGGAGAAAGGCAAGCACAATAGCATCGTCAATGCGCCGCTTTCGCCGAATGTCGGCAGCGACCATTTCCGCGAGGCGTTCAAATCGCGCGTGCTGCCGGCGCTGGACGACTTCCGGCCGGATCTCATCATCATCTCCGCCGGGTTCGACGCACACCACCGCGATCCGCTGGCGCAGATCAACCTGACGGGCGAGGATTTCGACTGGGCGACGGGCAGAGTCCTGGAACTCGCCGACCGGCACGCGAAGAACCGGGTCGTCAGCCTGCTCGAAGGCGGCTATGATCTCGAAGGCCTCGCCGAATCGGCGGGCATGCATATTCTGAGAATGATGAAGGGTTAA
- the dxs gene encoding 1-deoxy-D-xylulose-5-phosphate synthase, producing the protein MTQLPKTPLLDQVIYPADLRKLEDRDLPQLAREVRDEMIDAVSRTGGHLGAGLGVVELTIAIHSVFDTPNDRLIFDVGHQCYPHKILTGRRDRIRTLRQENGLSGFTRRAESEYDPFGAAHSSTSISAGLGMAIAADLEKTDRRVIAVIGDGAMSAGMAYEALNNAGALDARLIVILNDNDMSIAPPTGAMSAYLARLASGRTYMGFRDFGKKLTAYLGKNIDRAITRAVEHARGYVTGGTMFEEMGFYHIGPIDGHSFDHLLPVLRNVRDNARGPVLIHVVTQKGKGYPPAEAAADKYHGVNKFDVITGAQARVKPNAPSYTSVFAEALVQEAALDEKIVGITAAMPNGTGLDKFAEAFPSRCFDVGIAEQHAVTFAAGLAAEGYKPFAALYSTFLQRAYDQVVHDVAIQGLPVRFPIDRAGFVGADGPTHAGSFDTAFLATLPGFVVMAAADEAELKHMVRTAAAYDAGPISFRYPRGEGVGVDMPARGEILQIGKGRIVKEGTKVALLSFGTRLADCLLASEDLEAAGLSTTVADARFAKPLDHDLIRQLARHHEMVITVEEGSVGGFGSQVMQYLSSEGLLDNGLKIRSLVMPDIWMEQAKPEAMNAHAGLDRAGIVSTVFRALGRGVAVGVAG; encoded by the coding sequence GTGACACAACTGCCGAAGACCCCCCTGCTCGACCAGGTCATCTACCCCGCCGACCTGCGCAAGCTCGAGGATCGCGACCTGCCGCAGCTTGCCCGTGAGGTCCGGGATGAAATGATCGATGCGGTGTCGCGCACCGGCGGCCATCTCGGCGCCGGCCTCGGCGTGGTCGAGCTGACGATCGCCATTCACAGCGTCTTCGATACGCCGAACGACCGGCTGATCTTCGATGTCGGCCACCAGTGCTATCCGCACAAGATCCTCACTGGCCGGCGCGACCGCATCCGCACGCTGCGCCAGGAAAACGGCCTTTCCGGCTTCACCCGCCGGGCCGAAAGCGAATATGATCCGTTCGGGGCGGCGCATTCCTCGACGTCGATCTCGGCCGGCCTCGGCATGGCGATCGCCGCCGATCTCGAGAAGACCGACCGCCGCGTCATCGCCGTCATCGGCGACGGGGCGATGTCGGCCGGCATGGCCTATGAGGCGCTGAACAATGCAGGTGCCCTCGATGCGCGCCTCATCGTCATTCTCAACGACAACGACATGTCGATCGCGCCGCCGACGGGGGCCATGAGCGCCTATCTCGCCCGCCTCGCCTCGGGGCGCACCTATATGGGCTTCCGCGATTTCGGCAAGAAACTGACGGCTTATCTCGGGAAGAACATCGACCGGGCGATCACCCGCGCCGTCGAGCACGCGCGCGGCTACGTCACCGGCGGCACGATGTTCGAGGAGATGGGCTTCTATCATATCGGGCCGATCGACGGGCACTCCTTCGATCACCTGCTGCCGGTGCTGCGCAATGTGCGCGACAATGCCCGCGGACCGGTGTTGATCCATGTCGTCACTCAAAAGGGCAAGGGCTATCCGCCGGCGGAAGCGGCGGCCGACAAATATCACGGCGTCAATAAGTTCGACGTCATCACCGGCGCGCAGGCGCGGGTCAAGCCGAATGCGCCGAGCTATACGAGTGTCTTTGCCGAAGCGCTGGTGCAGGAAGCCGCCCTCGACGAGAAGATCGTCGGCATCACCGCCGCCATGCCTAATGGTACCGGCCTCGACAAGTTCGCCGAAGCCTTTCCGTCGCGCTGTTTCGATGTCGGCATCGCCGAACAGCATGCCGTGACTTTCGCCGCCGGCCTTGCGGCCGAAGGCTACAAGCCGTTCGCCGCGCTCTATTCCACCTTCCTGCAGCGCGCCTATGACCAAGTCGTGCACGACGTGGCGATCCAGGGCCTGCCGGTGCGTTTCCCGATCGACCGCGCCGGCTTCGTCGGCGCCGACGGGCCGACCCATGCCGGCTCCTTCGACACTGCCTTCCTCGCCACCCTGCCCGGCTTCGTGGTGATGGCGGCGGCCGACGAGGCGGAACTGAAACATATGGTGCGCACGGCCGCTGCCTATGACGCCGGGCCGATTTCCTTCCGCTATCCCCGCGGCGAAGGTGTCGGCGTCGACATGCCGGCCCGCGGCGAAATCCTGCAGATCGGCAAGGGCCGCATCGTCAAGGAAGGCACCAAGGTGGCGCTGCTCTCCTTCGGCACCCGGCTTGCCGACTGTCTGCTCGCCAGCGAGGATCTCGAAGCCGCCGGCCTTTCGACGACGGTCGCCGATGCGCGTTTCGCCAAGCCGCTCGACCACGACCTGATCCGCCAGCTTGCCCGCCACCACGAGATGGTGATCACCGTCGAGGAAGGCTCGGTCGGCGGCTTCGGCAGCCAGGTGATGCAGTATCTTTCAAGCGAAGGCCTGCTCGACAACGGGCTGAAGATCCGCTCGCTCGTCATGCCCGATATCTGGATGGAGCAGGCCAAGCCCGAAGCGATGAACGCTCATGCCGGGCTCGATCGCGCAGGCATCGTCTCGACGGTGTTCCGGGCGCTCGGGCGCGGGGTTGCCGTTGGGGTTGCGGGGTAG
- a CDS encoding phospholipase D-like domain-containing protein — MGTIVAAHAYVNNEVAYVAWNIDNKIDGCLGFEVVRVYLDEQGNVATRADGSEDRVTCAAWVAFKGQRNPHWLPQTTSLWPVQKLSWRDLTLRKRRNEMRRRPDEVRVRYEIRPLGDLKPGMQAAPDPTPRIVEINKRDENGRPIEKADGTFEKIAVKAYDGPPRPLGYLGPAVASNPVHVTRKRGQFESTFTNGILAAQWLRNVLLEDGVKQPNELIDMISTPSNGIRKYLAGDVIPMLRDFMNAPGRFLVALYELEDKELLDLLLANKDKLRIILANTGKVGDDWDVRNAHARKALIDAGVEIHHRMFNNSSQIGHNKFVVHIPPDGAERSVFTGSTNWTATGLAGQSNNALIVRNDAVAAAYIAYWERMLEDNATLEAPVEFDDGMPDNQQSKAFRRSNETPFIVPAGNGASVEAWFSPNMQSRRKGKETPPDLREVYRLMRRAEHAVLFLAFYPGQSGRDCIVGEAIDIGLKDQKLIVTGAVSSPQAMPNYVAGKKNDPDDEDDDTASVSPHTFDEANVSIVRASRIDDRQLLADFGAEELTAKKVGAIIHDKVLVIDPLSDDCVVVLGSHNLGFKASYANDENMLIVKGDRALAEAYAVHILDVYDHYRFRAVEAELKRQGKKGWSGFLNVDDSWQDRYVAGTKGALTRYFATR; from the coding sequence ATGGGAACGATTGTTGCAGCGCATGCCTATGTCAATAACGAGGTCGCCTATGTGGCCTGGAACATAGACAACAAGATCGACGGGTGCCTCGGCTTCGAGGTCGTCCGGGTCTATCTCGACGAGCAGGGAAACGTAGCGACAAGAGCCGATGGCAGCGAGGACCGGGTGACCTGCGCCGCCTGGGTCGCCTTCAAGGGACAGCGCAATCCGCATTGGCTGCCGCAGACGACGTCGCTCTGGCCCGTGCAGAAGCTCTCCTGGCGCGATCTGACGCTGCGCAAGCGGCGCAACGAAATGAGACGGCGACCGGACGAGGTCCGCGTGCGTTACGAGATCCGTCCGCTCGGTGATCTGAAGCCGGGCATGCAGGCCGCGCCGGATCCGACGCCTCGGATCGTCGAGATCAACAAGCGGGACGAAAATGGCCGGCCGATCGAGAAGGCTGACGGAACCTTCGAGAAAATCGCGGTCAAGGCCTATGATGGGCCTCCGCGGCCGCTCGGTTATCTCGGGCCGGCTGTCGCCTCCAATCCGGTCCATGTGACGCGCAAGCGCGGCCAGTTTGAGTCCACCTTCACCAACGGCATCCTCGCCGCCCAGTGGCTGAGAAATGTGCTCTTGGAGGACGGTGTGAAACAGCCGAACGAGCTGATCGACATGATTTCCACGCCGTCGAACGGCATCCGCAAATATCTTGCCGGCGATGTCATTCCCATGCTCAGAGATTTCATGAATGCGCCCGGCCGCTTCCTTGTCGCCCTCTACGAGCTTGAGGATAAGGAACTGCTCGACCTGCTGCTTGCCAACAAGGACAAGCTGCGCATCATCCTCGCCAATACGGGAAAGGTAGGAGATGATTGGGATGTGCGCAATGCGCACGCACGCAAGGCGCTGATCGATGCCGGCGTCGAGATTCACCACCGCATGTTCAACAATTCCAGCCAGATCGGCCACAACAAGTTCGTCGTCCACATCCCGCCCGATGGCGCTGAACGAAGCGTGTTCACCGGCAGCACCAACTGGACGGCGACGGGCCTTGCCGGCCAGTCCAACAATGCGTTGATCGTCAGGAACGATGCGGTTGCCGCGGCCTACATCGCTTATTGGGAGCGAATGCTGGAAGATAATGCGACGCTGGAAGCGCCCGTCGAATTCGACGACGGCATGCCCGACAACCAGCAGAGCAAGGCGTTTCGCCGCTCGAACGAGACGCCGTTCATTGTGCCTGCCGGTAATGGCGCCTCGGTCGAAGCCTGGTTCTCGCCGAATATGCAAAGCCGAAGAAAGGGCAAGGAGACGCCGCCCGACCTTCGCGAGGTCTACCGGCTGATGCGACGCGCCGAGCACGCGGTGCTGTTTCTGGCCTTCTATCCCGGCCAATCCGGCAGGGATTGCATCGTCGGCGAGGCGATCGATATCGGCCTGAAGGATCAGAAGCTGATCGTCACCGGCGCCGTTTCCAGCCCCCAGGCCATGCCCAATTACGTCGCCGGCAAGAAGAATGATCCCGACGATGAGGACGACGATACAGCGTCCGTCTCGCCGCATACGTTCGATGAAGCGAATGTCTCGATCGTCCGGGCCTCGCGCATCGATGATCGCCAGCTCCTGGCGGATTTCGGCGCGGAGGAACTGACGGCCAAGAAGGTCGGCGCCATCATTCACGACAAGGTGCTGGTGATCGATCCCTTGTCGGACGACTGCGTCGTCGTCCTCGGCAGCCACAATCTCGGCTTCAAGGCCTCTTACGCCAATGACGAAAACATGCTGATCGTCAAAGGCGACCGGGCGCTTGCCGAGGCCTATGCCGTCCACATCCTCGATGTCTACGATCACTACCGCTTCCGTGCGGTCGAGGCGGAGCTGAAGCGTCAGGGCAAGAAGGGCTGGTCGGGCTTTCTCAACGTCGATGACAGCTGGCAGGACCGCTACGTCGCTGGCACGAAGGGTGCGCTGACGCGCTATTTCGCAACGCGTTGA
- a CDS encoding acyl-CoA thioesterase, protein MSESKRPGVTEIRVPFRDVDMNGKMFLASYISYAESVIASFWSARPDVDDEPVYSASKISCMLHRPLHHDEPVIFTAAIDKIGVRSIGFLVSIDTGEERAAEVEIIWQARSREDDLPAPLPEETRDWLYRFLD, encoded by the coding sequence ATGAGTGAGTCAAAGCGTCCTGGGGTGACGGAAATACGCGTACCGTTTCGAGATGTCGATATGAACGGCAAGATGTTTCTGGCCTCCTATATTTCTTACGCTGAATCCGTCATTGCGAGTTTCTGGTCGGCAAGGCCCGATGTAGATGACGAACCCGTCTATAGCGCCAGCAAGATTTCCTGCATGCTTCACCGCCCGCTGCACCATGACGAGCCGGTGATCTTCACTGCCGCCATCGACAAGATTGGCGTGCGTTCCATCGGCTTTCTGGTTTCGATCGACACCGGGGAGGAGCGCGCCGCCGAGGTCGAGATCATCTGGCAGGCCCGCAGCAGAGAGGACGACCTGCCAGCCCCCCTGCCGGAGGAAACCCGCGACTGGCTCTATCGGTTTTTGGATTAG
- a CDS encoding SDR family NAD(P)-dependent oxidoreductase, producing MTDRLKGKVAIISGGATGMGGAASKLFAAEGARVAIIDRNGQAAAETVKQIRDAGGEADCWTADVSEEDAVNAAVAGVEERYGAVTVLFNHAGTIVIKPFLETTLQEWDWLHAVNVRSMFLMTKAVLPKMIAAGGGSIVCTSSISAVAATPMEVLYDTTKGAVHMFARAIAVEFRDRNIRCNAVCPGFIRTPHGLREVADLQALGVDVSDAAIAAQQGRIGEPEDVARAALYLASEESSFVNGAHLFVDNGFTAI from the coding sequence ATGACGGACAGATTGAAGGGCAAGGTCGCCATCATTTCGGGCGGCGCGACCGGCATGGGGGGTGCTGCCTCGAAGCTGTTTGCGGCCGAAGGCGCGCGTGTGGCGATCATCGACCGCAATGGCCAGGCGGCCGCCGAGACCGTCAAGCAGATCCGTGATGCCGGAGGCGAGGCCGACTGCTGGACGGCGGATGTTTCGGAGGAAGACGCCGTCAATGCCGCCGTCGCGGGCGTCGAGGAGCGCTACGGCGCGGTGACCGTGCTCTTCAACCATGCCGGCACCATCGTCATCAAGCCTTTCCTCGAAACGACGCTTCAGGAATGGGACTGGCTGCATGCCGTCAATGTGCGCTCGATGTTCCTGATGACCAAGGCCGTGCTGCCGAAGATGATCGCCGCCGGCGGCGGATCGATCGTCTGCACCTCGTCGATCTCGGCCGTCGCCGCGACCCCGATGGAAGTGCTGTACGACACGACCAAGGGCGCGGTGCATATGTTTGCCCGCGCCATCGCGGTCGAATTCCGCGACCGCAACATCCGTTGCAACGCCGTCTGCCCCGGCTTCATCCGCACGCCGCACGGCCTGCGCGAGGTCGCCGACCTGCAGGCGCTCGGGGTCGATGTTTCGGATGCCGCCATCGCCGCGCAGCAGGGGCGGATCGGCGAACCGGAAGACGTGGCGAGGGCCGCCCTTTATCTGGCAAGCGAGGAATCCAGCTTCGTCAATGGCGCTCATCTTTTCGTCGATAACGGCTTCACCGCGATCTGA
- a CDS encoding exodeoxyribonuclease VII small subunit has product MTDSAKPEVSGLSFEKAVAELESIVARLERGDVALDESIEIYERGEALKKHCETLLSAAENRIEKIRLDRAGKPQGVEPLDGA; this is encoded by the coding sequence ATGACTGACAGCGCCAAGCCTGAAGTATCGGGCCTTTCCTTCGAAAAGGCGGTCGCCGAACTCGAAAGCATCGTTGCCCGGCTGGAACGCGGCGACGTGGCGCTGGATGAATCGATCGAGATCTATGAGCGCGGCGAGGCGCTGAAGAAACATTGCGAGACGCTGCTTTCGGCCGCCGAGAACCGCATCGAGAAAATCCGGCTCGACCGCGCCGGCAAGCCGCAAGGCGTCGAGCCGCTGGACGGCGCCTGA
- a CDS encoding pirin family protein produces MSFFPGKDPLAGDAFACDAIENLIIPRTSDIGGFQVRRALPTRQRRLVGPFIFFDRMGPAILKPNEALDVKPHPHIGLSTVTYLFDGEIRHRDSLGTEKVIRPGDINLMTSGRGIVHSERTPDNLRGHPLLMSGLQTWLALPDDKEEIDPSFAHTEKSEMPLIETSGVRGRVVIGSFEGMTSPVGTFSDTLYVDLNLQPGVRFPFGANHEERAVYVLSGEVVISGDRFAADQLLVFRPGDPITLEAGGDGCHLMLFGGAALNSRRYIWWNFVSSSKERIEKAKEEWRTGRFDIVPGDEEEFVPLPEG; encoded by the coding sequence ATGTCCTTCTTTCCCGGTAAAGATCCCCTGGCCGGCGATGCCTTCGCCTGCGATGCGATCGAGAACCTGATCATCCCGCGTACGAGCGACATCGGCGGGTTCCAGGTGCGGCGCGCGCTGCCGACGCGGCAGCGGCGGCTCGTCGGGCCCTTCATCTTCTTCGACCGCATGGGACCGGCGATCCTGAAGCCCAACGAGGCGCTCGACGTCAAGCCGCATCCGCATATCGGCCTGTCGACGGTCACCTATCTCTTCGACGGCGAGATCCGCCATCGCGACAGCCTCGGCACCGAAAAGGTCATCCGTCCCGGCGATATCAACCTGATGACATCAGGCCGCGGCATCGTTCATTCGGAACGCACGCCCGACAATCTGCGCGGCCATCCGCTGCTGATGTCGGGGCTGCAGACCTGGCTGGCGCTGCCCGACGACAAGGAGGAGATCGATCCCTCCTTCGCTCATACGGAAAAGTCGGAAATGCCGCTGATCGAAACATCAGGCGTGCGCGGGCGCGTCGTCATCGGCTCGTTCGAAGGCATGACATCGCCGGTCGGCACGTTCTCCGACACGCTCTATGTCGATCTCAACCTGCAGCCGGGCGTCCGCTTCCCCTTCGGCGCGAACCATGAGGAGCGCGCTGTCTATGTGCTCTCCGGCGAGGTGGTAATCTCGGGAGATCGCTTCGCCGCCGATCAGCTGCTGGTTTTCCGGCCGGGCGATCCGATTACGCTTGAAGCCGGCGGCGACGGCTGCCACCTGATGCTCTTCGGCGGGGCGGCGTTGAATTCCAGACGCTATATCTGGTGGAACTTCGTCTCCTCATCGAAGGAGCGGATCGAAAAGGCCAAGGAGGAATGGCGCACCGGCCGCTTCGATATCGTACCTGGCGACGAAGAGGAATTCGTGCCTTTGCCGGAGGGGTGA